The segment CGATAGACATATTCTTCAAGCATCGAATTAATAAGAACGGTATATGCGGCCATAGCGAGATATACGGTAGGCTTGGTCAATCCTAAAGGGCGCACCTTCTGCTGAATCAAAGAGGGATCTAGGGCGTCATGCCCAATAGCAAAATACGCTCCGACAATGATGAGAGCGATGAAGATACCCGTGATGGCGCCGATCAAAAGTCCACCGCGACGTGGGGGTGACCAACTCAAAGGTTGTTTGTCTAAAAATATGTGCCAGAGCACAGGTAGGCCAAAAAGCCATATTTTGGCAAAAGCCCAAAGTACTGTGCCAAGCGCACTTTCTTTAAATGTTAAACCTACAAGAACTCCAAGACTTGGCGCTGGCACTATGAGACAGAGTGCCCACACTGCTGACCATCGACGGCTCCCTGATGTGGTATTTATTGAGTTATTGGGCACTTTTTTAGAAATTGTTGTGGTTCTTCTCTTAAACATCTTTAGTCCTTATGCCATCGATACCGGCCCTAATGATAGGGGCGCAGATTGAGGTGGTGTGACCACGGGCGCTTACTCGACTGTCAGATACTTTATCTTCCTTATGTTTTGAACTTTAAGCAGTATACATAATAAAAACATTATTAATAATGGGGAATATTATGCGGCGGCCTTCAAAAAAAGCTCTAGTATATTTTATTCAGAATTTATCTCTACAATAGTTGGTGGTATTGGCGCTATTGTAACTAGCGCAGTAGCAGCACTTAATGCCTATTAGGCGATGAGCAGAACTTCTTATGGGACCCCTTCGTGTTTTAAATGATAAGTCGCCTAGTGCTGCAAATCGTGCCACCAATCAACAGCCTTGGGATCTATCGCGACTTACAGACGAAGAACTAAACGAGCTTGATGAGCATGGCGATAAAAGCCAAACCGCAAGCCTTAACAGCGTTAGCATCAAGAAAAGTGGCGATGTTTGGTATGAGCTTGGATACTATTCAAATATCTTTGTTTAATAGTGCTAACGCTTTGCTTGTGAGTTTGTATTGCTGCAGACGACTAGTAGGTTTGTCAGGCAAGGTTGGCTCTATCAAGTTGGCACCAAGGGCTGGATCAATATAATGTTCTCGTAAATGCCTACGGTCTTTAAGTTTAAAATGGTTACGGATTGCTGCATTACCAAGCGGTCCAGTATTTTGTAGCAATTTTAATAAAGCAGCCACTGGTGGGGTGACTGGTGGGGTAATAGCGTAGGTCATTGTTGTTGATGCTTGGTCAATTT is part of the Deltaproteobacteria bacterium genome and harbors:
- a CDS encoding CPBP family intramembrane metalloprotease, with translation MPAPSLGVLVGLTFKESALGTVLWAFAKIWLFGLPVLWHIFLDKQPLSWSPPRRGGLLIGAITGIFIALIIVGAYFAIGHDALDPSLIQQKVRPLGLTKPTVYLAMAAYTVLINSMLEEYVYRWFMFRKLETLLGGQLAVIGSAVIFVIHHTIILCSYFSLSIVVLGSFGVLVGGIIWSWLYLRYRSIWPSYVSHAIVDVAVLGVGYLIIISVIPQ